One genomic region from Deltaproteobacteria bacterium encodes:
- a CDS encoding ABC transporter ATP-binding protein, translated as MARVLLKNLVKNFDEVTAVKDLNLEIEDRGFVVLVGPSGCGKTTVLRIIAGLESPTEGDVYIDDTRVNEVSPKDRDVGMVFQNYALFPHLNVYENMAFGLRLRKFPKEEIEKRVHEAANLLGIADLLRRKPGQLSGGQRQRVAVGRAIARKPRVYLFDEPLSNLDAKMRVQMRAEFEKLHERTETTFVYVTHDQVEAMTLADRIVVMKDGELQQSGEPFELFERPVNMFVAGFIGSPSINFIPLKVAGGDSGLRLQGGSLDIECPADLEEGLMPYKGKEVVLGIRPEHVYTSPPAGRDSQRPDLRAEVEVCEPTGTNVYLFLVSDSFRFVSVVSAKRRPRPHDRVDVWFDMGEMHFFDPATEKAILSPG; from the coding sequence ATGGCCAGAGTTCTGCTGAAGAATCTGGTAAAGAATTTTGACGAAGTGACGGCGGTAAAGGACCTCAACCTCGAAATAGAGGACAGGGGGTTTGTGGTGCTTGTTGGACCTTCGGGGTGTGGAAAAACGACGGTTCTCCGCATCATCGCCGGGTTGGAGTCACCCACAGAGGGTGACGTCTACATCGATGATACCCGGGTCAACGAGGTGAGCCCGAAGGACAGGGACGTGGGCATGGTTTTTCAGAACTATGCGCTCTTCCCCCATCTCAATGTGTACGAAAACATGGCCTTTGGTCTCAGGCTGAGAAAGTTCCCCAAGGAGGAGATAGAGAAGAGGGTGCATGAGGCTGCAAACCTGTTGGGCATAGCGGATCTTCTCCGGAGAAAGCCCGGTCAGCTGTCGGGAGGCCAGCGGCAGCGGGTGGCGGTGGGCCGGGCCATTGCCAGGAAACCGAGGGTTTACCTCTTTGACGAACCCCTGAGCAACCTCGACGCGAAGATGCGGGTTCAGATGCGGGCCGAATTCGAGAAACTCCACGAGAGAACCGAGACGACCTTCGTCTATGTGACCCACGACCAGGTGGAGGCCATGACTCTGGCCGATCGGATCGTAGTCATGAAAGACGGAGAGCTCCAGCAGTCGGGCGAGCCATTCGAGCTTTTCGAAAGACCCGTCAACATGTTTGTTGCCGGTTTTATCGGGAGTCCTTCGATCAATTTCATCCCTTTGAAGGTGGCCGGGGGCGACTCGGGACTCCGCCTGCAGGGAGGGTCCCTGGACATCGAGTGCCCGGCAGACCTTGAGGAAGGACTTATGCCTTACAAGGGGAAGGAGGTCGTTCTGGGGATCCGGCCGGAACACGTCTACACTTCCCCGCCGGCGGGTCGTGACTCTCAGAGGCCGGATCTGAGGGCGGAGGTCGAAGTCTGCGAGCCCACAGGTACGAACGTCTATCTCTTTCTCGTCTCCGATTCGTTCAGGTTCGTATCCGTGGTGAGTGCCAAGAGGCG